Proteins from a genomic interval of Armatimonadota bacterium:
- a CDS encoding TraR/DksA C4-type zinc finger protein produces MSGLHSGRSALRGRPLRKFEVLLRRERAEVLDLLAAWPGTETDPVGYGHTHPAEAASTLYDREEALSVKAWLLHRLAEIDAALQRIREGTYGRCEVCGNPIERRRLEALPTARLRVKCQERLEREAQRGRPQRV; encoded by the coding sequence GTGAGCGGTCTGCACAGTGGGAGGAGCGCGCTCCGCGGCAGGCCGCTGCGGAAATTCGAGGTCCTCCTGCGCAGGGAGCGGGCGGAGGTGCTGGACCTCCTGGCGGCCTGGCCGGGCACCGAGACTGATCCCGTCGGCTACGGGCACACCCACCCCGCTGAGGCGGCGAGCACGCTCTACGACCGTGAAGAAGCACTGAGCGTGAAGGCCTGGCTCCTGCACCGGCTGGCTGAGATCGATGCCGCCCTTCAGCGGATTCGGGAGGGCACCTACGGCCGCTGCGAGGTATGCGGTAATCCCATCGAACGCCGGCGACTGGAGGCACTGCCCACAGCGCGCCTGCGGGTGAAGTGTCAGGAGCGGTTGGAGCGGGAGGCGCAGCGCGGGAGGCCCCAGCGTGTATGA
- a CDS encoding isoprenylcysteine carboxylmethyltransferase family protein, with product MSSCARGDLVTDGLYRYVQHPQYGALFLFTFGLLVQWPTIATLLMWPVLVAAYLRLARREEAELLARFGERYAAYAAVTPRLFPRMKLLCVTARSPGERSALKENLKSV from the coding sequence ATGTCCTCCTGTGCGCGGGGAGATCTGGTGACCGACGGCCTTTACCGGTACGTGCAGCACCCGCAGTACGGCGCCCTCTTCCTCTTCACGTTCGGGCTACTGGTGCAGTGGCCAACCATCGCCACGCTGCTCATGTGGCCCGTGCTGGTTGCCGCGTACCTCCGTCTGGCCAGGCGCGAGGAGGCTGAACTGCTGGCACGATTCGGCGAGCGCTATGCTGCCTACGCGGCAGTGACGCCGCGTCTCTTCCCCCGAATGAAACTACTTTGCGTCACGGCTCGTTCACCGGGAGAGAGAAGTGCCCTTAAGGAAAACTTAAAGTCCGTCTAA